The DNA window GGACCGTCTCGCCTTCGCCCACCCAACGGAACTCCGACGTTCCCGTCTGGCGCCCCATGTGAAGCTCGCCCTTGAACGCCTGGGTCCGTACGCCCAACTTGAGTAGCGCCGCTTCAGGCCGCAGGAACTCGATGACCTCTCCGCTCTGCTGGATGGGCACGAGCACACCGGCAGAGTCGAACTTGCTGAGCTGCACAGCTTTCTGCACGTCGGAACTTCCAAAGCGCTTCGCCGCGTCGACCAGCTCGGCGGCACCCGTGCGACGCCCCGCCGCGATGACGCACTTCGCAAACGCGCCAAGGTTCTCGGGGCTCGAATAGACGCCTCCCGGGTGTAGCCCCTTGCCTGTCTCCACTCGGCCTGGAGCACTCCGCGCGGCGGCGTCCATCAGCTCTCGCGCAACCTCGGGCCCCAACGCCTTCACCATCTCCGCGACCTGCTCGCGAGTCATTGCTTCTCACCTCGGATGTAGCCCGTGAATGCCTCGACGAAGCTCTTCGCGGCGTCGGAGGCGATGAATCCCTTCGCTTCGTCTTCGTCCTCATCTGCCTTTGGCGATTCGGCAGGGGGCTCTTTCGTGTCGGGAGCTGGCTTGTCGGACGCTTCCGGTTCGGACTCGTCTTCGTCCGTCGACTTCGCTTCGCCCCGCGCGTCGAGCAGCTCCACCACACGCGCGGCGATACGCTCGACAAGGTCGTCAGCTCCCTCGTCGAGAGACTTCGCGCGCACGGCCCGAGAGTTCCCCGGGATGGTCACGACCGAGACTTCGAGCAGTTCTTGTGCGTCGCAGTCGAAGCCGCCGCGCTCGTTCGCCCGATACTGACCGGGGAGCATGAGGTAGCGAACCGAGACGGCATTCAGGACGCCTTTTGCGACCTTGCGCTCGACCTTCCTCGCGAACTCGTCCTCGTCGTCGAACTCGACTTCCACCATGAGGGCGTCGCCTTCGACGTACACACGCCCCTTGCCGATGGGCAACTGCGGCTCAGCCCCCGACGAAGTGGCGCCGTCGTCATGGTTGAAGAGCACGACGCCATTCGCGTTGTAAGCGTCGACCTGCCAGCCTTTGACATTCAGCCTGTCCGAGTAGCGGTCGAAGTCGCCGTCACTCGCCCTGAACTTGTAGACGCGCCGCCCGCCAACGGATTCGACGACATTCAGCGTCGCCGCGTCTTTGCGTACAGCACTCAATCGAAGGGAGCGTGAAACAGATACAGTCATGCCCCCTATAGATGTTGTGGTTTCCGCGCGTGGCTCAGTCGCTCTTTGCTGTCTCCGAGCTTGCCGCTGCTGCGCCGCCCTCGACGGGCGTTGGTGTCTGGCCCGGCTCGTGGGGCTTCTGGCCCGGCAGCAGCTCCGCGAACCCCTGACGCTCGGGATGCGGCCTGAAGCCCGCTTCGGTGCGCCATTCGTCGAAGGTGAAGGCACTGGGAAGCGTGCCCATCACCCGCAACCGATGCTCACGGTCGGCGGGCACGGGGGAGTCGTAGGTGAGAATCACGTCGTCGCCGAAACGCGGGGCGAGGTGCTTTTGCATCGCCGCGAGCCAGACCTCCGCGCGCGGCTTAGTGGCCTGTTCCGCGAGATGTTCACGCGCGGCATAGCTCGTTGCTTTGTTGCTGCTCGTCACGTCGCCCACAATCTCCGGGGGCACGCGGTACACCATCCGGATGTAATCCATCAGGAAGCGGCGAAGCTCGACGAGCTGCATGTCGCGAAACGGTGTGTCGAGGCGCGCGAAGGTTGTCTTGCCGCTCGTAATCATCACCCGGCCAGCGTTGGCGGGGCCCCCGTACTCACGCGCGAGGCTCTCTTTGAACGCCCGAGCTGGCCCGGCCTGGCCTTCGCTGAAACCCTCAATGGCGATGACCGCGCCGGGCAGCATGTTGTTCCAGAAGGCGTTCTTCACGTAGCGCGCGGCGTGCTCGTCCGTGTCGACCTCGTCACCGAGCGCGTAGGCGATTCCGATACCGCGACCGAGTGGGTCCGCCGGGTTCAGCCTTTTCACGCAAATCACGCTCGCCGCGGGCAGAGTGAAGAGGCGTCCGCCAGCCGTCACCGCGTACGTGCGTTCTGCCTTCGGCTTGCTCAGGTCCGGAAGCGCGAGCACACAGTCGGGCGGCACCGGCCACAGGCCAACGGGCACACCTGCCAGTTCCTCGACGACTGCGAAGAACTCGCCGGTCAGGTCGTAGTGCAAGGTGAACAGCTTCGAGAAGTCGCGCCCCGTCATGTAGTCGTTCGGGTCGGCGAGCAACCGCAACAGCGGATGGTCCGACAGCTCCACCGCACCGCCCACTTCGGCGAGCGACTTCAAGCGCTCGCGCCGCACGTCTCCGCCCGCCCGCCGCAGCGACACGTCGACGAGAGCTTTCCGTGTCGTGGGGTCTTGCCGGATGAACGCCCGCCACGTCACATCCGCGAACGCGTCACCCACCGTGTCGACGATGGTCCCCAGCCACGGCATTTCAGCATAGGCCGCGAGCAGTGCGGGCACCTCACGGCGGGGCGGAGCCGCAGTCCACCGGCTCAGCTCCAGCCCCGTCCCCTTGCGCTTCGCACCACCGCCCAGCGCGGCGCGCATCTTGTCGAGCAACCCCATTGCGTACCCTCAGACCGCGAAGAACTGCTCGGAGAACACGAGGTCGTGGACTCCCCAGCAGAAGGCGTCGGCTCTGTCATCCCTACGGCCGTTAACTCCGGTGAATTTGCTGAGCTGCTGTTCGAGTTTCGGGAAGGTGCCGACGAACTCGACGCGCCCCGCTTCGGCCAGTGCGGACACGGGCTCGGCACGTTTGCTCTTCGCGCTCGTGGCCCGGACGGGCTTCACGTTAACGCTCACGCCCATCTCGCCCGCAACGGTGCTGATGAGCGTCTCCACCATCTCGCCGCCCGTGTTGACTTCGACAACCAACGCGTCACATCCCCATTCGAGATAGGCGCGGATGGCCGCCGTCGCCCACTCCCGAGGACTCGCCCGACGCGACAGGTCCGCGAGCACCGACACGCGCTTGAGCGGCATGCCGTCGGCCCCGTGAAGCACACTCGACTTGCACCCTTCGACGATGATTCCTGTTTCGTCCGAGCCCGTCTCGCTCGTGGGACTAGGGTCCACGCTAACGATGCGCCGGTCCAACTGCTGCGCGTACTCGTGAGGGTCCGCGTCGACGCGCCGCCATTTCGCACTGCCGAAGATGGCACCGGGCACGTCCATCAGCAGACGCCCGAGCACCTCTTGCTGTCCCCATCGCGTCCCCGCGAGCGCGCGCATGTTCGCCACGGCAGTGGGCGCCAGGTTCGCGGCGTTGCTCAGCGACGAGCCCGTGCGCAGCACGACGCCCGGCTTCAACTCCTGGGTCTCCGTGTTCGCGAAGAGCAGCTCCTCAATCTTCTTCAGCGGGCGCGGTGTCCCCGTCAGGAGGAGCTGGGGCGGGTCGTCGCGTGAGCCGATGCGCAGCACCAGGGGGAGCTGGTCAACCGCCGCCATGTCGTGTTTCCAGCTCGCGGGCTCGTCACCCCAGCCCCATCCGGCATTGGGGCCGCGCAACCGGTCGGGCTTATCCGCGGAGTAGCAGATGGCGTAGACGCCGTTCGGCCACGTCACCCGCCGCTTGCTGGGCTCGTACTTCGGAGTGAACCAGGGAGGCGACAGGGCGAGGATGCCGGACGCACCGCGAATCATCGTGTCGCGCACGTCCGCCGCAGTCGGGCCAACCAGCGCCCCGACGCTCTTCGCCTGCCACGCCTTCTTGATGACCCACCGCGCGCCGCACCACGTCTTCCCGAAGCCTCTTCCCGCCATCACAAAGCAGGTCGCGAACTTGTCGGGAGGCGTCTGCTCACGACGCGCCCAGAAGTCGAGGTCGTAGACGAGCAGCTCGACTTCCTTGTCGTCGAGATTGCCGAACAGCTTCGCGAGCTGCGCGCGGGAACCTGCCGCACGAACCATCCGAGACGCGGGTGACTCATGCGGCGCGAGCCCCTCCGCGAACTTTCCCCAGGCGCCTTTCAGAATGCTGCGCATCACTCGCCCCCCTTGTCGTCGAGCGGCGCGGGTGAAGCGGCATCGGCGGGCGTGGCCTCGTCGGGCAGGAACTTGCCGAGCCGGTCAATCAGCAGCTCCCGCAACGCGGCGGTGTCGGCGGATTGGTCCTCGGGGCTCTTCGCTTCGACGTTGTCGCGGCGGCCGTAAAGCTCCGGGAAGCGGCGGCTCAGCAACCACTGGACGTGTTTGGGGTTGGTCGTGGACGCGGCCTGAAGCGTCTCAGTCGCCCCCTGCATGAACTCGGCTTCAGCCCGGTTCACCGCGACATAGAATTCGCGGTAGAGGCCGCGCGGCTCGCTCGCGCCACGGTGATACCAGCGCGAAATCGAGTGCTCGTCGACGCCCACGAGACCAGCCGCAGCACGACGGAACAGCCCCGACCTCAAATGGTTGCAGAACGCACGAATCAGCTCGTGAGTGAGTTTGGTCCGAGCAGCCATGGCTCACACGCTCCCAGCAACGCGGCGCTCGTAGATTCGACGCACACGCGCCAGGAACCCGGAATAGGAGTCGACGTACTTTGCGCGATTACACCCGGCACAGCACGGGACGACGTTCTCGCAGGAATAGCCGCGCGCGTTGTCGACCCGGTCCAGGCCGCTGTACTGGAAAACCCTGCCACCGCTCTTCCTCACGTTTGAGGGTGGAACACCGCAGTAATGGCAGTGTTGAGCCATCAGCGAGAGGGCGGTGGTGTCCGACAATTCCCACGGGTAGCCACGCTCCCATGCCGCACGCTCGTAGCTACAGAGAACAGTCTCCGCCAGTGAGCGAACACCCCCAACAGGGCGAGGCCGTAGTACAGGACAAGGAACGATGTGGCTTGCCTTCTTCGTCCGCTTGCGTCGCGCTGCCGCCGCGAACATCTCGGCACTCGTCACGGTCTCGAAGAACGCGCGATAGATCCCGCTGCCTTCTCGACTTCCTCGATGAAACCATCGCGAGAGGGTCTGTTCATCGACACCAACGAGACCCGCCGCAGCCCTGCGTGTGCACCCAGCCTTCAGGGCATCGCGCAGGCTATCCAGCCTGTCTGGGGTGAGCTTTGTTGGTCGTGCCACCCCTTATAGATGTTGTGGATTTCAGGAACGGATCGCTGAACAGTTCATTTTCTATCCTGAGTGCTGAACACATCGCTACGCCCAGCGGTTTTCCTCAAAATTTTTCAAAAGTGGGGGCGCTCCGAGCAAGCTATGGGTACACCCCAGGTAGAAAATCCGACCCGGGGGGCCCACTCACAGTTGATTCCACTTGCATTGAAATGCCCCTCACTTCCAGTGCAATTCATTGCATGGCACGGATTCGCGCGTCGCAGGTGGTGACGTCGACACATCGAACCACCCAACGGTGCGTCCATGTGGCTTGTGCATTCTGCTGCTCAACGAAGGACAGCACCCCGGCACCAGGGCGAAGACGTGTGCAACACAGTTCACACACGCTTGGGTAGCGGTTCCTTCGGCGAGCCGCAGTCATGTCCGCACACGCCATGTGTCGCGGGCCGACGGCGCGCTCGTAGCTGATGACCTCTCCAGGCTCGATTGAGAGGGAGCACACAGCACAAGGGCCCCGGCGCTCCGCGACAATGACGGGCAGGCTACGCCCCCTCGTCGGCGAGCAACTCGCGCAGCTCTTCCAGGGCACTCGCCAGCATCCGGTTCACTCGGCTCTTTGGCGTGCCCCATGCTTCAGCGAGGGAGCGAACCGACTGCGGAGCGCCGTCGAAACCGAACACCAGCGACACCAGCTCCTGATTCTCACTGGACAGCCGCCGCATCGCACCGAGGACGAGCGCTCGACGCTCAGCCGCCAGCAACAGCGCCTCGGGTGATTCGTCGCCAGCATCCACGCCCGACATCTCTCGCAGTGAGGCTTCCAGTTCACCGCTCCGCGACTCCGCGACTGAGCTGTCGTCAGAAAATTGAGATGGCGAGTCCAGCGATTGGACTCGGACAACACTTCGCTCCTCGCGCGCACGTGTACGCAGAGTGCGACGCTTGTAGTCACCGTCACTCAAATGGACGTCGCTGGAGTGCATTCGCGTGTGCTGCTCGCAAGCGGATCGAATCCGGAAGAAAGCGACCTCACCGAAAGACTGACTCCCCCGCGTGTCGTCGTACTTCGTGAGAGCGCGTAGCACTGCCTCTCTCGCGACTTGTTCGAGGTCTCGTGGTTCGAGTGAGCCCGCGCGCGCCAGGAGAGACCCGATGACACGCCGGATGATTGGCCGCACTGACTTGAGCATCTCTTCGGACAGGCGCCGCTCAAGAGCTGCATCTCCACTCGCGCGGGCGCGCATGACGAGAGTTACCAGCTCTGCCTGACGCCTTGATGCCGAGACATACCCAGAGAGTTTCCGTTCCTTTCGTTCACCGTTTCGGTGACATGCATTGCGGTCCATCTTCTCGCCCAAAGCACTCTCCGTGCCGACTGCGCCCGTCTCACACTCAGTCTCAGTCACGCTGATACATCGCCCTTGCGCGGATTGAGTTTCATCTGCCGTGCGGCCCGCACGCACGACTCGGCCCGCCTGTAGATGCTGCGGAAAACGCGAGTGGACCGTCGGCGAGCGAAAAACAACGAACGAGCTTTCCACTCGGGTGCTGTTGCCTCCGGGAGCGGCCCGGCACTCGGGGCGCGAGGCGAAGCGTCAGCAGTCACGCGTCGGGAACCGTGTTCCTCAATCCCTTAATCACGCGCATCTCTTATAGTATTGTATACTACCTATCTCCACCTCACCTTTTCCCTAAAGGAGAAAAGGAATCTAGAAGAGACGGGGTGACGACTGTTGACTGTGCGATTTGTTGAGCCACGCTCTGAATCCGCAGTGCAATGCCGACGCAGCTCACACTGGGCGAAAAAAGCATGCCATTGTGGGTCACGCGCGGAAATCACCCACTTTTACTAGGGTGAACTCAACCGAGAGCTACTCCTCGACTCGTCCCGACACCGCGCCCACTCAACGCCAGAAAGTCGCGCTCTACGGCTCAGCGCAAGACAACGTGCCGCACTCCGTTGAGCTGTCGTGGCCCGAGCTGGCCGCGAAGCTCGTCATGCACCGTCGGAGCAAGTGCCCCACAACGCCCTGTGTCCGTGGATGCCCCGGCAAGAATGGCCCCGCCTGGAGCCCCGTGGACATCGTCGAGCGGCGCCGCAGCGAGAACGTGCGAGCCGTTACGGTGGCGGTGTTCGACCTCGACCATCTGACGGCGCCGCAGCTCTCGTGCCTCGACGCGGTCGAACGAGCAGGGTTCGCCTATGCCCTCCACTCGACGCACAGCAACCGCCCGCCCGATGACTACTGCCTTCGACTCGTGATGCCGTTGTCGCGGCCCGTGCTCCCGCGCGAATGGGCATCCGTCCGTGAAGCCGCAATCCGGATGCTCGCCCTGCCAGCGGACCCGGCAACGCGCGACCTGGCGCGGATGTATTTCTTGCCCGACGCGCCCGAAGGGGCCGAGCCATTCGCCCTCACTGGCAACGGAGCGCCCCTGGATGTCGACGAGCTGCTCGACATGTCGCGCGCGGGCCTCCCGGTGTCGACGCCTGCCATCTCGGCCCCGGCACCCACCTCCGACTCCGTCCCCGCCGACCTGTACGAGCTGCGGGCCCACCTGCGACGCATCCGCAAGCCCGAGCATGTCGTCCTTGTGCGCCGGGTCCTCGCGGGTGAGCCCCTGGCCCCAGTTGGCGAGCAGGACAACACGCTCAACGCGCTGATGTCGTGCGCGGCATTCGTGTTGCCGCTGAGCACGCCCGAGTCGGCCGTCCTTGAGCTATTCCGTGCGTCCTTCGTGGCCACGGACTGGCGAGAGGGAACCGAGCACCTGTGCGCGCAGGCCATGCTGAAGCTGCGGCGCCACCGTGAGCGACGAAAGTCCCGCGACGAAGCCCGACAGGCGGACAATCGCGCCATCTGGGAGGCACTCGGAGGCAAGGCACCCGCGCCGACGTCGCAGGACATTCCAGGCACCGAGGAAGACGCACCCAACCCGGACGACTGGATGCGCGACCTGGTGCTCGACGAGACGAAGGACGGCAGCAAGCGCATCCGGAACTGCGACGCGAACATCTACACCGTGCTTCTCAGCTCCCCCGAGTGGCGCGGCGTCTTCCGCTTCAACGAGGTGAACAAGGCGCTTGAGGTGGAAGGCGGCCCCATCGGTCCCGGCATGGACCTGGAGACGCTCGACGTACTGGTCACCAACTGGATTCAGCGAAGCGCCTACGGACAGCTCGGCTTGCAGCCACGGGTTCCGGCCGTCGCGCAGCAGCTCTTGGCCGTCGCGAAGCGCAACAGCTACGACCCTGTCGCCGACTACTTGAATGGGCTCGTCTGGGACGGGAGGTCGCGCCTCGACGAGCTGCTCGCGACCTACTTCGGTGCGCGCGGAGATGCCGGATACCTGCGGGCCGTCGGAGCGAAGTGGGCCATCTCCGCGGTTGCTCGTGCCCTTCGGCCCGGGTGCAAGGTGGACACGGTGATGATTCTTGAGGGCCCCCAGGGACTCAGGAAGTCGACCGCATTCCGCATCCTGGGAGGGCGCTATTTCTCTGATGCACCCGTCGACGTCACGAACAAGGACAGCGCGATGCTGGCCTCTCAGTTCTGGTTCATCGAACTGGCCGAGCTGTCGACGTTCCGCAAGTCCGAGGACCAGGCCCTCAAGGCGTTCATCACGCGCACGGAGGACACCTACCGGCCTCCCTACGGGCGCACCAACGTGAAGACACCGCGACGGTGCGTGTTCGTCGGGACGACCAATGACGACGACTACCTGCGCGACCCCACGGGGCACCGTCGCTTCTGGCCGGTGAAGTGCTCCCGCATCGACACTGAGGCGTTGGCGCGCGACAGGGACCAGATTTGGGCCGAAGCCGTCGTGCGCTACCACCAGGGCGAGTCATGGTGGCTCAGCAGCAAGGACGCGGAAGGGGCCGAGCAGCAAGCAGCGCTGCGCATGGAGAACCACGGGGACAGCCGCAAGGAAGTCATCCTGAAGTGGTTGCTGGAGATGCCTGCCGAGAAGCGCCCCAGCGACGTGACCATCCTGCACGTCGGTGTGGAAGCCTTCGCGCTCCACCCGGCACAGGTCGACCCACGCATCTCCCGGGAGATTGGCGCGGCCCTGAAAGCGCTGCAATTCACGCGCGGCCAGCGCCGAATGGGAGACGGGACGCGGCCACTCGTCTACTACTTGCCGGACGAGCTGCGGCACGCCCCCACGGAGAAGCGCGGCGAGCGACGCACCGGCCACAACAGCTCAATGCGCGACTGAGATTCGTCCAGAAACCACGCATAGCCATACCCAATGAAAAACA is part of the Myxococcus landrumus genome and encodes:
- a CDS encoding HK97 family phage prohead protease, with protein sequence MTVSVSRSLRLSAVRKDAATLNVVESVGGRRVYKFRASDGDFDRYSDRLNVKGWQVDAYNANGVVLFNHDDGATSSGAEPQLPIGKGRVYVEGDALMVEVEFDDEDEFARKVERKVAKGVLNAVSVRYLMLPGQYRANERGGFDCDAQELLEVSVVTIPGNSRAVRAKSLDEGADDLVERIAARVVELLDARGEAKSTDEDESEPEASDKPAPDTKEPPAESPKADEDEDEAKGFIASDAAKSFVEAFTGYIRGEKQ
- a CDS encoding phage portal protein, producing the protein MGLLDKMRAALGGGAKRKGTGLELSRWTAAPPRREVPALLAAYAEMPWLGTIVDTVGDAFADVTWRAFIRQDPTTRKALVDVSLRRAGGDVRRERLKSLAEVGGAVELSDHPLLRLLADPNDYMTGRDFSKLFTLHYDLTGEFFAVVEELAGVPVGLWPVPPDCVLALPDLSKPKAERTYAVTAGGRLFTLPAASVICVKRLNPADPLGRGIGIAYALGDEVDTDEHAARYVKNAFWNNMLPGAVIAIEGFSEGQAGPARAFKESLAREYGGPANAGRVMITSGKTTFARLDTPFRDMQLVELRRFLMDYIRMVYRVPPEIVGDVTSSNKATSYAAREHLAEQATKPRAEVWLAAMQKHLAPRFGDDVILTYDSPVPADREHRLRVMGTLPSAFTFDEWRTEAGFRPHPERQGFAELLPGQKPHEPGQTPTPVEGGAAAASSETAKSD
- a CDS encoding terminase large subunit domain-containing protein, giving the protein MRSILKGAWGKFAEGLAPHESPASRMVRAAGSRAQLAKLFGNLDDKEVELLVYDLDFWARREQTPPDKFATCFVMAGRGFGKTWCGARWVIKKAWQAKSVGALVGPTAADVRDTMIRGASGILALSPPWFTPKYEPSKRRVTWPNGVYAICYSADKPDRLRGPNAGWGWGDEPASWKHDMAAVDQLPLVLRIGSRDDPPQLLLTGTPRPLKKIEELLFANTETQELKPGVVLRTGSSLSNAANLAPTAVANMRALAGTRWGQQEVLGRLLMDVPGAIFGSAKWRRVDADPHEYAQQLDRRIVSVDPSPTSETGSDETGIIVEGCKSSVLHGADGMPLKRVSVLADLSRRASPREWATAAIRAYLEWGCDALVVEVNTGGEMVETLISTVAGEMGVSVNVKPVRATSAKSKRAEPVSALAEAGRVEFVGTFPKLEQQLSKFTGVNGRRDDRADAFCWGVHDLVFSEQFFAV
- a CDS encoding sigma-70 family RNA polymerase sigma factor, which gives rise to MDRNACHRNGERKERKLSGYVSASRRQAELVTLVMRARASGDAALERRLSEEMLKSVRPIIRRVIGSLLARAGSLEPRDLEQVAREAVLRALTKYDDTRGSQSFGEVAFFRIRSACEQHTRMHSSDVHLSDGDYKRRTLRTRAREERSVVRVQSLDSPSQFSDDSSVAESRSGELEASLREMSGVDAGDESPEALLLAAERRALVLGAMRRLSSENQELVSLVFGFDGAPQSVRSLAEAWGTPKSRVNRMLASALEELRELLADEGA
- a CDS encoding virulence-associated E family protein is translated as MPHSVELSWPELAAKLVMHRRSKCPTTPCVRGCPGKNGPAWSPVDIVERRRSENVRAVTVAVFDLDHLTAPQLSCLDAVERAGFAYALHSTHSNRPPDDYCLRLVMPLSRPVLPREWASVREAAIRMLALPADPATRDLARMYFLPDAPEGAEPFALTGNGAPLDVDELLDMSRAGLPVSTPAISAPAPTSDSVPADLYELRAHLRRIRKPEHVVLVRRVLAGEPLAPVGEQDNTLNALMSCAAFVLPLSTPESAVLELFRASFVATDWREGTEHLCAQAMLKLRRHRERRKSRDEARQADNRAIWEALGGKAPAPTSQDIPGTEEDAPNPDDWMRDLVLDETKDGSKRIRNCDANIYTVLLSSPEWRGVFRFNEVNKALEVEGGPIGPGMDLETLDVLVTNWIQRSAYGQLGLQPRVPAVAQQLLAVAKRNSYDPVADYLNGLVWDGRSRLDELLATYFGARGDAGYLRAVGAKWAISAVARALRPGCKVDTVMILEGPQGLRKSTAFRILGGRYFSDAPVDVTNKDSAMLASQFWFIELAELSTFRKSEDQALKAFITRTEDTYRPPYGRTNVKTPRRCVFVGTTNDDDYLRDPTGHRRFWPVKCSRIDTEALARDRDQIWAEAVVRYHQGESWWLSSKDAEGAEQQAALRMENHGDSRKEVILKWLLEMPAEKRPSDVTILHVGVEAFALHPAQVDPRISREIGAALKALQFTRGQRRMGDGTRPLVYYLPDELRHAPTEKRGERRTGHNSSMRD